The sequence ATATGTCGCGTTCACGTGGTCGAGCGACGGCGAGCGTATCGTGAGCGCGACCCAGGAGGGCGTGATTTTTTGGAGCGCCAGCACCGGGGTGCTCGAACGCCGCATCGATTTGGGCACGCGCCTCGAACGCGTTCACAAAGTCGCTGTGTCGCCCGACGATCAATGGCTGGCCGTCGTCGGATTCGAACCTCGCAAAGAAACATCGGCGCTCGACGTACCGAGCATGTGGCTCGTGCGCGCCAGTGGCGAAGGCGGCGTAAAGAAATTCGATGGAATCGGGGACGGCATTTCGTTTACGCCGGACAGCAAAAAACTCGTTGCGCACGGCCATACTTGGGATCTCGCCGCGGGTACGCATACGAAAACGTCGGTAACCGCCATCAAGCACGAAGCCAAGTTTTTACCTGGCAACGAACGCGCCGTCGTCTTCATCAATCAGGACAAACCTGGGAAGCAGGCATCGATTCCCGAAGTGTGGGACGTTGCCTCGGGACGCGTGTTGCATCGGTTTCCAGAAGTCCAGACGTCGATCAGCGCATCGATCTCGGGCGATGGCAAGCGCCTCGCATTGCTGCAAAAAGGCGAGCTTTCGGTGTATTCGCTGGAGACGTTCGAGCGCGTCGTGCACATTCCCAGCGTCGGCGACGCTCAAATGGTGCACCTTTCGCACGACGGCCGCAAAGCGGTGCTCGAAGTGTTGATGTGCGTAACCTTGTTATCGAGCGATTCCAATAAAATGTGGAAATGTCCGTCGCCCGATTTGAGCCTGTGGGATTTGGATCGTGCCGAGCGGTCGTGGCGCAAGCCCCAAGGTTCCGGGACTGGTTGGATTTTCACGCGAGATGGCGAATACCTCACGGGGCCGGACACGCGCCTCGTCGATTACATCATTCGAGCTCGTGACGGTGCCGAATTACGCTTTGGTACGCGCATTCGATCCCTATCGCCGGGCAATCATCGCGTTATTTTCGATGGAAAACATGGACTCGAAATCGGATCGCTCGACGGCAAGAGCGTCGTTCCTGTGTTTCAGCGATCTCCCAAGGTCGTAGCTCGCAGCGCCGACGGGCGTTATTGGGTCACGCTTGGAAACGAAGGCCGATTGCGCATCGAAAGTGATTCGTCATGCGTTCGTTTGGGCATTGCTCATGGCAGTTGGCCCGAGCCACGCAATCGTTACGATTTTTTCAATCCGCAGGACCACACGGTGGTGTTTTCACCCGACGGAACGTCTCTTTTCACGATTGTTGCGGCGACGTCGATGCACGCGCTTTTTCGAGCTTACGATACGAAAGACGGCTCGGAGCGATGGTCGATTCGAGCAGGTGGGCAGGGTGGTGGGATTGCGAGTGTGCTGCCAACGTCCGGGCAAGTGCTTTTTCAAGGTTACAATCACCCGGAGCTGCGACGGTTCAATGCCGTGACGGGAGCCGAGCTGCCCAAGGGCAAAGTGCCACGGCTCGCGTATTACACGCCGCCTGGGGGCGGTGCGACGTATGAAGTACGCGATCACGATGGCGATCGCGCGGGATATGTCACCAAGCCCGTTTCGGATCGAAATGGAGTGCGTATAGCTGCGTCGAGCTTTATTGGAAACAAGTGTCACCTTTCGATTTGGGATTTGCGCAACCCTCGAGACGTCGAGGATCGTTCGCCGGGGTGCCTTTCGGCCATCAAGGCGCTTTCGCCGGACGAGAAATGGCTCGCTGCTGCCGGAACCGACGGTCGAATTCGCATCATGTCGTGGACCGAGGACCGCACGCATTTCGTGGCGGAGTCCTTTTCGGGCAAGGTCACGGCGCTCGTTTTTGCGCCCGCTGGTGATCGCCTTGCAAGTGCGGATGAGCATGGTCATGTATTGCTGGCCGATCCAAAGGATGGCAGCGTGAAAGGGCGGGCGCGGTTGCCGCTCGACCACGCCGAGCATTTGTGGATTTCGCCTGATGGACGTATGCTCGTGGCCGATACGGCGCGGGGGCTTCGCGTGCGGTTTCGGATTGGCGCGGCCGCGTCGAATTGACCAACTTCTTGCCGATGTGAACATATTCGACAAGTGATCGTCGGGTAAAAATTCCTGTTGACTGCCGAATCCATCTCGTGATGAAGTTTCTCGCACGAAGATGAGACATTCGCGGATTTTTGAAAATTGGGTTGTCGTTTTCGCTACGGGCCTGCTCGCCTCGGCTTGCGGCGACACGGGTAGCTCCACGGCCACGGGTACGGGCGCGGCAAGCTCCTCGGGCGTCGGTGGCGAAGGCGGCGAGGCTGGCGCTGGCGGTGAGGGTGGCAAGGCCGGCGCTGGAGGCATGGCAGGTGCCGGCGCGGGCGGCATGGGCGGCGCGGGCGGTATGGCGGGCGCGGGCGGTATGGGCGGAGCTGGTGGGGGTGCCGGATGTAATGGTCCCACCGAGGAATTGTGTAATGGCGTGTGCACGGACACGCAGACGGATACGGCGAATTGTGGGGCTTGCGGGACGGATTGCGGGGCGTTGCCCAATGTGGACACGGTGAGCTGCGTGGGAGGCGCGTGCGTCATTGGCGCATGTGCAGCCAATACAGCCGATTGCGATAACGATCCCGCCAATGGTTGCGAGACGGATACGACGACGTCACAAAATTGTGGTGCATGTGGCACGGTATGCTCCTCGCCGACGCCGCTATGCGGCTTGGATGCGGGCAGCGGCCAATATGTGTGCATGGATGGTTGTCCCGCTGGAACGCCGACGTTGTGCGGAACGAGCTGCGTCGACTTGCAGACGAACGTTTCGCATTGTGGAATGTGCGACGCTGCGTGTCCCCCCGTTGCAAACGCCCAAGTCACGTGTGCCGACGGGATGTGCGGTTTCGAGTGTAATAATGGTTTTACGAGCGATGGCGCGGGATGCGTCGACATCGACGAATGCGCGACCAATACCGACAATTGCGATGCCAATGCTACGTGCATCAATACGCCAGGCTCGTTTGCGTGTGTCTGCAATGCCGGGTACAGCGGAAACGGCGTGACGTGTACCGATATCGACGAATGCGCGACGAACACGGACAACTGCGATCCGAATGCGGTATGCGCCAATCTTCCTGGGTCGTTCTCGTGCACCTGCAATGCGGGATATGCCGGCAATGGCAGCTTCTGCATTGACATCAACGAATGTGCGGACAACACGGACAACTGCGATCCGAGTGCGACGTGTACCAACGTCCCCGCATCCTTTACGTGCGCGTGCAATCCGGGCTTCACGGGCAACGGCGTCACGTGCACGGATATCGACGAATGCGTGCTCAATACGGACAATTGCGACACGAACGCGACGTGCACCAACATCCCCGGCTCGTTCAATTGCGCGTGCAACGTTGGCTACTCCGGTAACGGCGTGACGTGTGCCGACGTAGACGAGTGCGCGACGAACACGGACAACTGCGACAACAATGCGACGTGCGCCAATACGCCAGGCTCGTTCAACTGCACGTGCAATGGCGGGTATTCGGGCAATGGCGTGACATGCTCCGATGTCGACGAATGCGCGACGAACACGGACAATTGCGACAACAATGCGACGTGCACCAATACGCCGGGCTCGTTCAACTGCGCGTGCAACGGCGGCTATTCCGGAAACGGCGTGACGTGCACGGACGTCGATGAATGCGCGATGGGCACGCACAATTGCCTGGTGCCGACGACGTGCGTGAATACGCCGGGTTCATTCACCTGCGATTGCTTGCCGCCCGCCATGATATGCAACAACGTTTGCACGGACGTCAATACCGACAGCGCGAATTGCGGCGTATGTGGCAATTCCTGCGGGGCAAGCGCAGCATGCGTCAATGGCACGTGCGTTGGCACGGGCAATCTGCAAATCACATTGACGTGGGACCTGGCGGGCGACATGGATCTGCACGTCGTCACACCGACGAACAAGCACATCTATTACGGCAACAAAGGTCCGAACAACTTGACGGACTTCGGCGAGCTCGATGTGGACGATCAAAATGGTACGGGGCCGGAAAACGTCTTCTGGGCGCCCATTTACACGCCGCCTCCGGGCACGTACCACGTGTGCGCTTCGCCCTACAACATCGCGGGAACCACGACGTATACGCTCGTCATCAAACGCCCGGCCCAAATGGATCTCGTGCTGACGGGTACGCGCACCGTGACCAATACCAGCTCGACCTGCGATACAAGCTCGCCCAACTACGTCACGTCGTTCACGTTTCCTTGAGTTGCTAGAGCCACGAACGGTCTGAATCCGGGCCAGAATTTGCTCGCTCGCTTCGCGCGCGTGGGACGCGCGCTTCGCGAGGCTTTGTTTACGATGGGGGCCGAGGCTCGGCCCCCCCATACCCCCCGATTTCCCCTTTTCATCAAACCGTTCGCAGCTCGCGCTGTTCGCGCCCCTTTGCAATTCGCTCAATGGCCGCGACGGCACGCATGACGCCATTTTCCTTGCGAATTCGCGCACCTAGCTCGGCCGCGCGGACGGCCATCGCTTTGTCGTGTACTGCAACGTCGATGGCTTTTGCCAAACGTTCTGCGGTCAGCCGATTTCGTGCAACCGGAGCGGGTCCCGCTCCCAGATCGTGAACGCGTTTTCCCCAAAATGGTTGATCCCCATGAAATGGGACGACGATGGACGGCACGCCCGCTCGAAGCCCAGCGGACGTCGTTCCAGCGCCGCCGTGGTGCACGACCGCAGCCATGCGCGGATAGAGCCACGAATGATGAATCGAATCGACCTGGAAAACATGCTCGGGCCGCTCGTTCACCTGAAGGCCTCCCCAGCCAGCAATCAAAATGGCCCGTTGTCCCGAACGCGCGATCGCATCGAGCACCAGGCGCGTCGTCGCTTCTGGATCACGCTGGCTCATGCTGCCAAATCCAATGCAAATGGGCTTGGGACCTGCAGCAAGAAATGCTTCCAGCTCTCGCGGGGGCGCCCACCCCTCGGGTTCGTCTGCGAACCAATACCCGGTAATCTCGATATCATCACCCCAATCGGATGATCGCGGTAATACTTCCGCACTGAATCCATAAAGAACCGGCCCGGGCACGATGCCCGATTGACGACCGGACACGAAGAGCGGCGCTTTCGGCATGCCAAGTTTTTCCTGGCGCACGCCATTGGCCATCGCACGCATCATCATCCACATGCCCTGTCGCGTGATCGCGTGGGAAATGCGGCGAATCGACGGGCCCCAGGACAAACCCGGCATGAGCGCTCCCGGGTATTCCGTCGTGGAGGTCAAGGGCACGTTGAACGCCTGCACCAATGGCACGCCATAATGCTTGGCAAATCCTTCGGCCATGAATGCACCCGTGATTCCCGTCACGACGACATCCACGTCTTTGCATGCAGCAAGCCCCACATCGAGGAGCAGCCGCGTCCCTCGCTTGGCAATTTCAGCGAGTTGCCGAAACGACGCAATGTGACTTCCGCTCTCCAGCGAAGCGCTCACCTTGTCCGATTGCAGCGCCGATTGCACATCGATATCCATGGACCACAATTCGAGCCCATACGACTTCACGAGCGCCCCATGATCGACGTTCGTCACCACGCGGACCGAGTGGCCCGCCCGGACCAAACCCACGCCCAAAGGCACATACGGCTGAATGTCCCCTCGGCTCCCAGGCGCGATGATCGCGATACGCATGTCGGATATCCTTCCACGAAGCGATGCTGCCAATTCAATATGCAACACCTTCATGGATCCTGATACAGAAAAATGCAACCCGATACCTGCGTTGTGAAGCGTCCTACGCGCGCTTCGCAAACATCCAGGTCGGCGCACACCGTCGCACCGAAACCTTCGATCTTGGCGCATTGAAAGGCATCCCCCAACGGCATCCAACGACCGCA is a genomic window of Polyangiaceae bacterium containing:
- a CDS encoding glycosyltransferase family 1 protein encodes the protein MRIAIIAPGSRGDIQPYVPLGVGLVRAGHSVRVVTNVDHGALVKSYGLELWSMDIDVQSALQSDKVSASLESGSHIASFRQLAEIAKRGTRLLLDVGLAACKDVDVVVTGITGAFMAEGFAKHYGVPLVQAFNVPLTSTTEYPGALMPGLSWGPSIRRISHAITRQGMWMMMRAMANGVRQEKLGMPKAPLFVSGRQSGIVPGPVLYGFSAEVLPRSSDWGDDIEITGYWFADEPEGWAPPRELEAFLAAGPKPICIGFGSMSQRDPEATTRLVLDAIARSGQRAILIAGWGGLQVNERPEHVFQVDSIHHSWLYPRMAAVVHHGGAGTTSAGLRAGVPSIVVPFHGDQPFWGKRVHDLGAGPAPVARNRLTAERLAKAIDVAVHDKAMAVRAAELGARIRKENGVMRAVAAIERIAKGREQRELRTV